The nucleotide window GGGAGCCAGCCGCGACGCGTGTTTGAGGCAGAGCGCGCGCACGTGCGTTAATGGGCGTCTAGCGGTGCGGACAGAATTGGAGACCGATGTCGTCGGTCAATTCAAAAACGCATCTGGATGAATTTTTGGTGGATCACGGGGCTCCAATGTGCGTGCCGTCGCACGCCCCTCCCACCACCGCGGCGAGCCACTGGCAGGCTCAAGGACGTCCAGTCCAAATCAGTTTTAGTTCAGGTCCCGCCCGCGATAGGGTCCCTGGCGGACTTTCCACATTGGGCGCCACCGGGGGTCCGACTCGAGATGCTCGttcccatcgccgccaccaccaccaccacctccgtCACCACCTCCGTTTACCGAACCTGCTGGTGGCCGGCCCCAGCGAGCACTGGCTACATACAAGCTTTTATCCGATCATGGAATCAAGCGGGCTCtcctcccgcccccctcTCTCCAATGGCAACCACTCGTGACACACCGTCTTGATGCGGCGGAGAGGACTGGGTGACTGTCGCCCTGCTGGGCGACAAGGGGATGGGCCCGACGATGTCGTGATGAAGCTTGATACGTACCTACTGAGGTACCGTAGGTACCGCACCGGCTGCCGGCCTCGCGATCGGACCAGCAGGGCTtatctgtctgtctgtctgtctgtgcgGCCCGCACTGGGGTGAAGGAAGGGATGGTGGAGAAGGAAAGGAAGCTTCGTGGCGATGGATAACTACTTTTTTTCTCCCATTCGAGAGAATTGCTACGTACCTATTTTTGTACCAAGTACGTTAGTATTTGCCAGGCTGAGAATCCCCCCCTCCGTCTGCCAGCGAGCTATAGTACGCCCGTTGGTACGTGTCCATGTTTTCCCACTTCCAGCTCGACCGTGCCTCTGTTACCTGCTACTCCTACTTAGCAGCATAGCTGGGACGGATATCAGGCGAGGGGAGTAATAATGCACTGTGGATGCTTGTTGTGGACACACACCATGGGGATCCGGGTGGGCTTCCCGCCGACCAACCCGATAGATGTTAGTAGCTCAAGCCCGGCTGGCTCTTGAGGTGTCCAGCTGATGCGAAGAGATTGACTGCcagctgtctgtctgtcgcccggcgcgccgtcaACCTCGTACTGTACTAACCTAGCAGCACACGCCGGTTGGGCGAGGGGGGGTGGCGTTTCCCCGGTGAGTCGTTTCGTTGCTTCTGCTCCCGATGGCGCTTGCTGGGACCGCTCCATCTCTGCTTTAGTAGTATCGTCCTAGAATTAGTAGAAATATCGTGGAGCTGCCAGCTTTCGTGGGTTGGGAGAGGGACTACTTATTACGCTGGCATAAAAGTTATAAGCTGCTCGCACTCGCCACGACTTGGTTTGCTTGGCACATCGTTCGATTCCTCGCCAATGTTCTTTTACGACTGCGGGTGAGGCCAGTTCCCCACGATTTCAGCAACATCgtatacacacacacacacatatatatCCGTGTCGTCTCTCATACACCGTATATACACACAAAGTATAACCACCACGTCCATCAGCAAGTGGTCGACCGATCGATCGCCATGGACTCGGCCATGCTGCGGaccctcgtcgaggtgcagtcccgcgcctcggcccacggcggcggcagcggcggcgatgaggcgtCGCACCcgctcgcggcgccggccaaggCCGTGCCGAGGACGTACCCGGGCGCGCCTCACGTCCGCGGCGATTCGGTCGAGCTGCAGCGGTTGCCGACGCACGGAcaagcggccgccggcaccggcaccgacTCTTtcggagacggagacgtcGAGATGAGCCGGCCgagcacgccgacgagcggcggggggacggccgcccccgtcgcgaCCATTGCGACCGTGTGGCATCCGTTTATGAACCGCTTCCGCCTGCTGGCCATGTGCCTCACGAACCTGGGCAACGCGCTGAGCGatggcgcggccggcgcgctgATTCCCTACATGGAAAAGTAATACTTCTTTTTTtgccccttcctcctcctcccgtgCGGCGGACAGAGGAgagactgactgactgactgacgtACGCACACAGATACTACAACATCGGCTacggcgtcgtctcgctcATCTTCGTCGGCCAGGCGCTGGGCttcgtcgtggcggcgctggtccTCGACACGCTGCGCAACCGGCTCGGGCGAGCGCGGCTGCTCGGGCTGGGCCAGGCCATGATGACGCTCGCGTACGTGCcgctcgtggccgaggcgccgttCGTGCTCGTCGTattcgccttcttcttcgtcggcttcggcatcgccgtcaacGTCGCCATGGGCAACACGTTTTGCGGCGGCCTGCACAACGGCACGCTCATGCTCGGCCTGCTGCACGGGTGCtacggcgtcggcggcatcgcgggccccctcgtcgccacggcgctcgtcaccgtcgcgcACGCCGTGTGGGCGCGCTACTACATCATCACGCTGGGCATCAGCCTGCTGACGCTCGTATTGACGCTCTGGACGTTTTGGGGCtacgagaaggaggaggcggacgaggagaaggagcagcggcggcggcagcagcagagaaggcagcgggagcggcgcgaGTCGTCTGGCTCCGGCTCCGCGAgtggcgagcagcagcagcagatgccgGGCACCACTGAagtgtcgtcgccgccgtcaccgtcaccgtcaccgccgcctctgctgAGCATGTTCACGGCGCTGAGGCTGCgcgtggtgctgctgggcgccgtcttcatcttcGCGTAccagggcgccgaggtgtCCATCTCGGGCTGGGTCATCTCCTTCCTGATccacgggcgcggcggggacCCCTCGTCGGTCGGCTACGTGTCGGCGGGCTTCTGGGCGGGCATCACGCTGGGGCGCTTCTTcctgtcggcggccggggctcAGCGCCTGGGCGAGAAGCGCTTCGTCTACGggctcgtggccggcgcgctggcctTCCAGCTGCTCGTCTGGTGGGTGCCCAACgtcgtgggcgacgccgtggccgtgtccgtcgtcggcctcctgcTCGGGCCCATATACCcgtgcgccgcggccgtcttcATGCGCGGCATGGCGTCGCGCGACGTGCTGAGCGGCATGGGCACCATCAGTGCGTGCGGgagcctgggcggcgcggtggcgcCCTTCATCACCGGTCTGCTGGCCCAGGCCGTGGGCACGTCGGTGCTACACCCCATCGTCATCTTCCTGTTTGTCGTGATGCTGCTGTGCTGGTATGGGGTCCCGCTCGAAGATAAGAGAACCGAGTAGTTGGTTACTGGATCGGGTGAAGACGCAGTGGTTCATGGGAATTTCTACTATTGGTAATAATGATGTGCATGCCGTCCGGTGAAGCTGTTGCTGCTCGCCATTccctgctggcggcgggcgcgtctATAGGTATACTCGGCTTCTAAATGTGAACTGTGCAGATCCCTTGTCATCCGTCTATAACCAACACGGAATCGACATTATTTGGTTCTCCATTCTATGTCGCATGTCCAATCTCGTCTCATCTCGCTCGTTCGTCCAATGTCGTAAAGCTGTCCTCTTAgatgcggccgcgggcggcgtcctggACGGTGATTTTGCCCTCGGCAATGTCCTTGACCGTCTGCGTAATGCTCGTCCAGTCGCGGAACGTGACGAAGGGCACCTTTTCATTTTCGCACCAGGTGACGAGATCTGCGTTCTGTGTAAGCGTTCTGAACTGTACATGATCTCGTCCAGACGGGGGCCCTCTGGAGGAATATCAGGAAGAACGCAGATACATACCCTTGTCGGCCTTTGCAAACAGCAGGTCCGtctccttggccgccgacaGATCCgacacgccgtcgccggcgtaAAACATGGTGGGCCTGTTGGGCAAGGACGAGTACTTGCGGATCTCAATGGACTTGTCGTGGCCGTGGATGCTGTCGTCGTGGAACTCGATGCGCCAGCCGCCCTCCTggtcgagcgtcttgccgtcACGGGCGCGCACGTCGTTGCTGACAATCTGAATGTCCCactggccctcgccgagcaggttgtcgagcagcgcgcggaTGATGGGCTgcatgccgccgctgaggatgacgatgggcaCGTTGTTCTCGCGCGACCACGCGTAAAACTCCTTGAAGCCCGGGTCGAGCTTGATGTTCTTGAGGAGCGTGGCGACGCACTCGGGGTACGGTGTCTTGATGCTGTCCATCATCTCCTGGAACGAGTCGCGGAagtggacgccgccgaagagCACGTCCTTGTTGCcctggacgcggcgctcgcgcccgTAGCCCAGGTTGTCCGTCATGTAGTCGTTGGAGTCGGCCGTCGTGACGGTGCCGTCAAAGTCGGTGAAGAAGATGAACCGCGGGTTCGTGGCGAGCGCCGGCGTGTCGCTGGGATTGATGGAGCCCATTGTGGCGGTGGTTGCCTCTTTTCTCTGATCTAGATCGTGTGGGTATCTCGGGCTCAGTGCGTTGGCGAACGAGGGGCAAAGCAGCTGGCGAATGGAGGGGCAATCGAGGGGTAATGAGGGAGAAAAAAGCGGCAGAAACGGCGAGGGATGCTGCTTCTTCCAAGTTCTAATCAGCCATCTGTCAGTCGAATCCAAGTCCCAACACGACGTCAGTCGAAAGAGATTAGGCCAGCATGTTCCCACAATATTTGAACGCCCCGGCCCATTAAAAAACTCGCGTTGACGACTGTCGTGGGAAGCGGCTCAGGAGGTTCTGGCTGGATTGTCGTCATGGAGGGTCGTCGCGCGTTGTGGGTGGATGCtggatggcgggcgccgtcaaAGCGCCCCTGCAGCGCCCGTGGTAGCCCCGCTGATCCCGACTCGCAGGGGATGGCTGGACCCTGCTGCACCGCTGGAGCTGCAAGCGTCGccccgccgtccgcccgccctccctcccgtgGTCGAACTTTTTTCGCTGACCGCCcgggcacgcacgccgctgcggcggcaggctcCACGGCCCCTGGCCCACTGGAATGGACGCCATAGAAGGCGGTCAGCTAGGTTGCATCCATCCCGGCCGCAACGCCGTcggtgcctggcctgggcgggcagaATTGTGTCGGCATTGCTCGGCCTGGATGGGGGACCTCGCTTCAATTGTCCGACTCCAACATTGACGCTCCCCGACACCGGtagcccgcgccgccgccgccgccgccgccgccgcaacgccgcAACTCACACCCGCGATGCAGCCCTTTGGTCGCTCGGTTGCGCAAGCAGCCTGGGCTCATGGCCGACGGCTGCTCCTCACGGATCGGGCCACGTTCCGGCCGACTCTGGCAGCAGCTACTACCTCGGATGCCCTCCAACCGAACAGGTCCCTCTGCTCGCCGTGCAGCGGTCGCGGGGCCATTGCTTCCCGGTTGCGCCTCTACTCGACGCAGCCGCCTCCAGACAACAGCGAAAAGGTCCACAAGGTCAACGCCGAATCCGatccgccggcgcccgactCTCTCCCGCAGGCGTCGGAGCTCCCCTCGAGCATGGATCGCCGACGCAGCGACTTCAACCAAAAGTTCAGCCACCTCATGGACAACCTCCAGTCTCGTGTGCTGACCGCCTCGCACACCCTCAACGACATCACGGGCTACTCGTCCATCGATCGTATCAAAGCCGAGAACGAATCCCTCGAAGTGCAGCTCGCCGATGCGCAGTCACGCGTGCGGACTGCCCGGCAGGCCTACAAGACGTCCAACACCAAGCGCGCTACGACGCAGCGCGAGGTGACGACGCTCCTTGCGCGCAAGGACTCGTGGTCGCCGCACGACCTGGAGCGCTTCACGGAGCTGTATCGCGCCGACCacgtgctcgagggcgaggtcgccAGCGCGCAGGAGTCCTtgaccgaggccgaggccgacgagcagaAGCTCAGCCAGCGCCTCAGCGCAGGCATCCTCAAGCGCTACCACGAGGAGCAGATCTGGAGCGACAGGATACGCAGGGCCAGCACCTGGGGCACGTGGGGCCTCATGGGCATGAACTTTGTGCTCTTCGTGGTGCTGCAGTTTGTCGCCGAGCCCTGGCGCCGAAGGCGGCTCGTCAAAGGCGttgtcgccgaggagaaggccGTGCTAGAGGAAGTTCGCAACGAGCTCTCGGCAGTGAAGCTGAGTCTCGCCAAGAAGGATGAGGAACGGGTTCGCCGGCAAGAGCAGGAACTCGGCGCGGAGCTGTCTACCCctgtggcggcgctgcaagACGTCTCTGGTGCCCAAGACGAGGGGCCCGAGGGCACATGGCGGGACATCATACTAGACCCTGGACGGTGGCAGTCGGCCGTTCAAGACCTGGGTAGCGAGAGGAGGATAGACTTGAGAATGAGGGACGCGTCCGTGCTGGccctggaggcggcgctggcgggtGCTGCGGTGGCCGGGAGCATAGCGCTGCTTCTGGCTCGGGGAGCGTAGGTGGTGGCATTGCattgcgagcgagcgagatgACTCTACCTTGTACCATAAGACATGGCCCATGTACAATATGGCGACGAATCTAGACACGTCTACGTGCTCCTCCCCACGTTGCATGACGGGGGTGTCCATCTGGTGTTGGTCTGCAACTTGTATGTGCGGCTATGCCAACAGGACTTGCAGGACTTTGCTGTGACGGCAACGCGACGTGCCTAGAAGACTAGAGGAGCCCAATATACGAATTCTTTTCCATCTATGCATTGGCTATGGGCCGCACGGGTGGAatgcgccgcgcccaaggGAGTCGGCCTGAAGGCGAAGCTCTTGCAATTCGATTCGTGGTACCGCAGGGTAGGGTGACGTTGGGCAAGGCAGCCCAAGTCGACGTTTCTCAACGCGCGACCTACGCGCCAGAGCTTTCACCAGTCAAGAGAGCCACGCCGGAAGGAGCCGTGCATCGCGGTATTGGGCGCCTCTCAGGAAAAGGACGGAGACACGAATACGAACCGACGTCACGCAGGGTCCAAGATGGGACAGTgaggcgcagctcgtcaaACCCACCATGTCCGTCCTTTGTTGGCGACCTGTTCGCCGCCCCATTCGACCGACGTCCACTGCCACTGGACACGAGAGCGTCACGTGGAGAAGTGCCGGGTCTAGGAGGCccgtcgtccttgggcagcgcgcgcgccctgcgGTCGGTTGCGTCACTGGGAGGCCGCTCGTTGGACGTGTGGtcgcgggaggaggaggaggaggaggaggctgtgCGTGCGGCCTTGGTGCCCAAATGGAATATCCAGTGTCAAATGGTATCGACGCGGCTGGCGACAGCtaggctggctgggctgcctcTGCTGCTGTCCCTCGCGAGGGCGGAACGTATCGCCGGTGGGTGCGGTGCACCCCGAGCAGCCTCCGGCGAGCACGgctactacctacctacgccAGAAGGAATCCCATAATCTGCCGCTGAGATTGATGACGTGCGCTGCATGCAGGCCGCACCGACCGGAGGGACGGGTGTGGTATCAACATGCgtctgcgggcggcgcgtgtGGCGCCGATGCAGAGAGACGCGGGAGAGCGAGCGCGCGgtgcgctgctgcagaaATGGCCAGATGGTGAAGCGTGACGATAGCTTACATGTGTACTGTACCTTGTCTATGCAGGTTTCCTTATCCGCCGAGGTTTCCTCTCCCCTCGTTGTCCAGCCGTGTGGTGGCGTGCCGTCGGTGCCGCGAGAcgcgacagacagacgggaTTCACAATTTCACAAGCACATGCTCGACGGTGGCGCGCCATTGGTACGGCGCCTGAAACCGCGCGCAGCtgatggacggacggacggatggatgggcagcgtggctgctgcctcgGGAGTTGATGTGCCCCCGCCCTCTTCTCTTGGGTtctgccggcgacgatgctgtggcgacggtgatggtTGCTCATCAAGCTTGCCGGATGACACTGCATGGGTAATAAGGTACTAGATGTAGGCAATcggtaggtaaggtaggtaggcacgAGCGATGGGCATGAATGAACCTGGAATCTTAACAAGGTTGGCGGTGCCTGGCAAAGCATCGTGGTTGACGGGGGCGGGCACTCAGGGATcccagcgccagcacagTCGAACCTACCCCGCCATCGATGCGCGCCAGATCGaaatgcctgcctgcctgacctCCAGCCCACCAGGAGAGACCTATGGGAAGCTTGCATGCGGGCCAGTCTCAAAGTCCTGGCCCAGAGTCCTACCTGgagatgtgtgtgtgcggcTGCACTGCGCCCACCAGGTTGATGGATGGGCTAGGTTCCGGTCGGAATTCCTGTCACTGACAAGCCGACACGCCAGAGCAGCCCTGACTGATGGAGCTGGAGGCCTGCCCGGCCTGATACGCCGGACGGGCAGCGCCTACGACAGCTGGTGGAGGTCCACTGCAGTGCCCTCGGGCTCCAGGGCTCCAGCTGTCCACCCGGACTCCTGGGCAGCACCCCGCTGGCGACTGCAGCGCCCACCAGCACCTGGCCTACTGGGTGCTCCAGCTGTTGCAGCGCCGCGCACCCCCACCTCTCCCTCCGCAAGTCCCGGGATCCGTCACCCATTACGCCTGACGAGGTTGTGTTGAGCAATCACTGACGACAttcgctgccgccgcccattgcttgcctccgcctcggtccCCTCCCCAAAACACAAaacctcaccaccaccaccaccacctcccacaccaccacacccTCTCTACAGGAACGCGCACACCCGCTTCCTTTCTCCCTCCCACCCTCGCCCCCCTCGACGCCTCTCTCCTAGGTCTTTACAACCTTCGAGGGGCGCTCTCTCCTTTCCTCTCccctctcttcttctttttggAACACGGCCGACCCTCCGTCCACCAGTCCGCCCTAGCTGTtacccgccgctgcagcagaaCCCCTCTCTCGCCGTTGCTCCGCAGCCGTCGAATCTTGAGCCACCCCTCGGCCCCTCCGCCCGCTCACGACTTCGTCCCGCGCGAACGCATCGCGCTGCACGCCTGCCCATCATGAACGACGATGAGGCCATCCGCAGCATCCAGGCCAAGATTGACCGCGAGGAGGCTCtcatgacggccgccatcaGCATGCGTAATCTCCCCATCAACGAGACTCACCGTTCCCGCATCGACAGCGAGCTACGGGACAATGAGCGCAACATCAAGTTCTTCAAGGAGCGCCTGGAGGCTATCAAGCAGCGCAAGGTCCAGCAGGGCATGGGCTCCATGTccctgggcgacgacggcggcccgcctcccacccctccccccaaggATCCCAATGCCGCCTGGGGAGATCAGGGCTCCTACGGCGCCGGCTCGACTCAATACAGCCAAATTGGCCAACACGGCGACTTGATGCCTCCGAGACACCCCtacgcgccgccggggcctGGCTCTGGCATGCCCAAGGCCCGACCCAACTACACGAAGCTTGGTGTGTTCCTCCTTGCTGGGCTCCATCTGCCCGCTGTGCCTgattgactgactgaccccTTGTACTTTCTGCAGATCTGATCAAATACGACACGCCGCACCTCGGCCCGCGCATTCAACTCATGCTGTCACAGATCCAGTTCAAGCTcaacgtcgaggagcagTACCTCAAGGGCGTCGAGAAGATGGTACAGCTCTACGGCATGGAGGGCGACCGCAAGagcaaggccgacgccgccggccgccgggtcGAGAGCAAGCAGAAAATCGTTCTCTTGAAGCAGGCATTGAAGAGATACGAGGAGCTGCACATCGATATGGACTCGGCTGATGCCCAGGACGGTACGTAAACGCGACCCCTACTCCCACTACCCCGCTCGCTCGGTATGTAAGATGGTCACTAACACTGATCAGACGACTCCATCAACACGCCTAACTTGCGTAAACCCCTGAGCGGACGACTCGTCATCCGTGTCATGGGCGTTCAGGGCGTCgaccacgccgccaccggccgctTCGCACGAGGCCCCGAGACTTTTGtcgccgtcaaggtcgaggacaCCGTCATGGCGCGCACCAAGGCGTCCCGCACCGACCGCTGGGATAATGAGCAGCACACCATCGACGTGGATAAGGCCAACGAGATCGAAGTCACCGTGTACGACAAGCCTGGCGAGCACCCGATACCCATTGGCCTCCTCTGGGTAAGAATATccgacatcgtcgaggagATGCGCCGCAAAAGAATTGAGGCCGAGATGAACTTTTCCGGCTGGGTTTCGGCCGATCAGATGGGCAACAAccccggctcgccgccgccgcagttcCCCATGAGTCCTACTCAGGggcagcatggcggcggcttcggcgctCAGGGAcaacagccgcagcagggcggccagTTTGGCGCCCCTGGCCCGCAGCCTCAGGTCAACGTCGGGCCCATCGACGGCTGGTTCAATCTAGAGCCCACCGGCCAGATCCAGCTTCAGATGAGCTTTGTCAAACATAACAAGGATCGGCGTCCAGTCGATGTGGGTCTGGGGCGAAAAGGCGCCGTCCGCCAGAGAAAGGAAGAGGTGCACGAGATGTACGGACACAAGTTCGTCCAGCACCAGTTCTACAACATCATGCGCTGCGCCCTCTGCGGCGATTTCCTCAAGTACTCCGCCGGCATGCAGTGCGAGGATTGCAAGTACACTTGCCACACTAAGTGTTATCCTAGCGTCGTGACCAAGTGCATCAGCAAGAGCAACGCCGAGACGGATccagacgaggagaagaTCAACCACCGCATCCCTCACAGGTTCCAGCCCTTCTCCAACATGACGGCCAACTGGTGCTGCCACTGCGGTTACATCTTGCCGTTTGGCAAAAAGAACTGCAGAAAATGCTCTGGTACGAGCACAtgtccccccccttccccccttgCGGTCCATGTTTGCTAACCCGCAAGCAGAATGTGGCCTCACGTGCCACGCTCACTGCGTTCACCTGGTGCCTGACTTCTGTGGTATGTCCATGGCTGTCGCCAACCAGATCTTGGAAGGCATCCGCATACAGAAGCAGAGGCAGGCCAAGGCCTCGTCCATGTCAGACCGCACCCTGCGCTCTGGCACAAGCAAGATGAGCCCCACGGGCACGACGCACTCGTCCACACCGTCCTACTCTGGATCCACGCAATCTCAATATGGCGGCGCTGTGTCTTCTGAGGCGACGGAGGCTGCCAAGGTCATGTATGCGAACCAGACGTCGCCTCAGCGGCCGGCCCAGCCGGGTCGAATCCCGTCCAAcacggctgctgctgccgcggcatcggcagcgATGTCTAGTGCGGCCAGTGGCtacccgcagcagcagcagcagcaacaacagcaacagcagcagccgcaacgGCAGTCTGACTACGGGCGATACGGCGGCTACGATCAGCCATCTCCGCAGCCGACGCAGGAGGACGCCTACGGACACGGCCAGTATGGCGGACAGCCTCAGCAGCGCAAATACAACCCCGCCGACTATGCCAACGTCAATGCTCCGTACGGCGGACAAGCGCCTGTGCAGGCCCGACCAGCCCAACAACAGCCGACGTCTCCAGTCCAGCAGCAAGCCCCGCAGCAGGCTTACCCCACGCCGGCCCCTGTCGTCAAGCCGCCGGTCCAGGAGCCTCCCGCGCAGAGGCCCACAGCCGGAGCTGTGGCCGGGCAGCGAAAGACCCTGCCTCTGGCTACGGACCCTGGCACCGGTCAGCGTATCGGGCTGGATCACTTCAACTTCCTTGCTGTGCTGGGCAAGGGCAACTTTGGTAAGGTCATGCTCGCGGAGACGAAACGGTCAAGACGGCTTTATGCCATCAAAGTGCTCAAGAAGGAGTTTATTATCGAGAACGACGAAGTGGAGAGTATCAAGTCCGAGAAGCGAGTCTTTCTGATCGCGAATAAGGAGCGACACCCGTTCTTGACCAACCTGCACGCCTGTTTCCAGACGGAGACCCGCGTGTATTTTGTCATGGAATACGTGAGCGGTGGTGACCTGATGCTGCACATCCAGCGCGGTCAGTTTGGCACCAAGCGAGCACAGTATGGACTCCCCCTTTTCCGGCTTCTGAAGAGGGCCTCTGTTAACATATCCAGGTTTTACGCGGCTGAGGTGTGCCTGGCACTCAAATACTTCCACGAGAACGGCGTCATCTACCGTGATCTTAAGCTTGACAACATCATGTTGACCCTCGACGGTCACATCAAAGTCGCAGACTACGGT belongs to Purpureocillium takamizusanense chromosome 1, complete sequence and includes:
- a CDS encoding uncharacterized protein (TransMembrane:12 (i113-137o143-166i178-195o201-224i236-260o266-288i358-382o394-413i425-445o451-473i485-508o514-533i)~EggNog:ENOG503NWFD~COG:G), with translation MDSAMLRTLVEVQSRASAHGGGSGGDEASHPLAAPAKAVPRTYPGAPHVRGDSVELQRLPTHGQAAAGTGTDSFGDGDVEMSRPSTPTSGGGTAAPVATIATVWHPFMNRFRLLAMCLTNLGNALSDGAAGALIPYMEKYYNIGYGVVSLIFVGQALGFVVAALVLDTLRNRLGRARLLGLGQAMMTLAYVPLVAEAPFVLVVFAFFFVGFGIAVNVAMGNTFCGGLHNGTLMLGLLHGCYGVGGIAGPLVATALVTVAHAVWARYYIITLGISLLTLVLTLWTFWGYEKEEADEEKEQRRRQQQRRQRERRESSGSGSASGEQQQQMPGTTEVSSPPSPSPSPPPLLSMFTALRLRVVLLGAVFIFAYQGAEVSISGWVISFLIHGRGGDPSSVGYVSAGFWAGITLGRFFLSAAGAQRLGEKRFVYGLVAGALAFQLLVWWVPNVVGDAVAVSVVGLLLGPIYPCAAAVFMRGMASRDVLSGMGTISACGSLGGAVAPFITGLLAQAVGTSVLHPIVIFLFVVMLLCWYGVPLEDKRTE
- a CDS encoding uncharacterized protein (COG:E~EggNog:ENOG503P0BF) encodes the protein MGSINPSDTPALATNPRFIFFTDFDGTVTTADSNDYMTDNLGYGRERRVQGNKDVLFGGVHFRDSFQEMMDSIKTPYPECVATLLKNIKLDPGFKEFYAWSRENNVPIVILSGGMQPIIRALLDNLLGEGQWDIQIVSNDVRARDGKTLDQEGGWRIEFHDDSIHGHDKSIEIRKYSSLPNRPTMFYAGDGVSDLSAAKETDLLFAKADKDLVTWCENEKVPFVTFRDWTSITQTVKDIAEGKITVQDAARGRI
- the SHE9 gene encoding sensitivity to high expression protein she9 (COG:S~TransMembrane:2 (o257-277i382-405o)~BUSCO:EOG09264LJU~EggNog:ENOG503NZZI), which gives rise to MQPFGRSVAQAAWAHGRRLLLTDRATFRPTLAAATTSDALQPNRSLCSPCSGRGAIASRLRLYSTQPPPDNSEKVHKVNAESDPPAPDSLPQASELPSSMDRRRSDFNQKFSHLMDNLQSRVLTASHTLNDITGYSSIDRIKAENESLEVQLADAQSRVRTARQAYKTSNTKRATTQREVTTLLARKDSWSPHDLERFTELYRADHVLEGEVASAQESLTEAEADEQKLSQRLSAGILKRYHEEQIWSDRIRRASTWGTWGLMGMNFVLFVVLQFVAEPWRRRRLVKGVVAEEKAVLEEVRNELSAVKLSLAKKDEERVRRQEQELGAELSTPVAALQDVSGAQDEGPEGTWRDIILDPGRWQSAVQDLGSERRIDLRMRDASVLALEAALAGAAVAGSIALLLARGA
- the PKC1_1 gene encoding Protein kinase C (EggNog:ENOG503NVXF~BUSCO:EOG09260NHN~COG:T); the encoded protein is MNDDEAIRSIQAKIDREEALMTAAISMRNLPINETHRSRIDSELRDNERNIKFFKERLEAIKQRKVQQGMGSMSLGDDGGPPPTPPPKDPNAAWGDQGSYGAGSTQYSQIGQHGDLMPPRHPYAPPGPGSGMPKARPNYTKLDLIKYDTPHLGPRIQLMLSQIQFKLNVEEQYLKGVEKMVQLYGMEGDRKSKADAAGRRVESKQKIVLLKQALKRYEELHIDMDSADAQDDDSINTPNLRKPLSGRLVIRVMGVQGVDHAATGRFARGPETFVAVKVEDTVMARTKASRTDRWDNEQHTIDVDKANEIEVTVYDKPGEHPIPIGLLWVRISDIVEEMRRKRIEAEMNFSGWVSADQMGNNPGSPPPQFPMSPTQGQHGGGFGAQGQQPQQGGQFGAPGPQPQVNVGPIDGWFNLEPTGQIQLQMSFVKHNKDRRPVDVGLGRKGAVRQRKEEVHEMYGHKFVQHQFYNIMRCALCGDFLKYSAGMQCEDCKYTCHTKCYPSVVTKCISKSNAETDPDEEKINHRIPHRFQPFSNMTANWCCHCGYILPFGKKNCRKCSECGLTCHAHCVHLVPDFCGMSMAVANQILEGIRIQKQRQAKASSMSDRTLRSGTSKMSPTGTTHSSTPSYSGSTQSQYGGAVSSEATEAAKVMYANQTSPQRPAQPGRIPSNTAAAAAASAAMSSAASGYPQQQQQQQQQQQQPQRQSDYGRYGGYDQPSPQPTQEDAYGHGQYGGQPQQRKYNPADYANVNAPYGGQAPVQARPAQQQPTSPVQQQAPQQAYPTPAPVVKPPVQEPPAQRPTAGAVAGQRKTLPLATDPGTGQRIGLDHFNFLAVLGKGNFGKVMLAETKRSRRLYAIKVLKKEFIIENDEVESIKSEKRVFLIANKERHPFLTNLHACFQTETRVYFVMEYVSGGDLMLHIQRGQFGTKRAQFYAAEVCLALKYFHENGVIYRDLKLDNIMLTLDGHIKVADYGLCKEDMWYGSTTSTFCGTPEFMAPEILLDKKYGRAVDWWAFGVLIYQMLLQQSPFRGEDEDEIYDAILADEPLYPIHMPRDSVSILQKLLTREPDQRLGSGPTDAQEVMSQPFFRNINWDDIYHKRVQPPFKPTIKNATDTSNFDSEFTSVTPVLTPVQSVLSQAMQEEFRGFSYTADFE